A single Stigmatopora argus isolate UIUO_Sarg chromosome 7, RoL_Sarg_1.0, whole genome shotgun sequence DNA region contains:
- the pcm1 gene encoding pericentriolar material 1 protein isoform X2 codes for MATGGVPFDDSADEPHNWSVTNASLDDRLNNRAWGGTQQKKANRSSEKNKKKLSTPAVSESRLTNDISPSSTPWTGRRRQLPVKFISQRSVPDQAELDKIHQRINFSDLDESIGSDSQGRVTAANNQRQLATENKKPFNFLSLHVNTNKSKGGPLHRSGASTTPSAVKEAKKSSPAPREVFTPGATPKETRPGRGSADRGAAAEACVDVEGGDANVVCSLLVSKLVQIREYIGKASSMRDDLLEKNDVPANVERLSHLIEHLKEQEKSYLRFLQKMLARENEDDDVRTQDSAVGSGSLVESSSLNVDVRSSDTSSAPSGWPDAALREPKEELENLCKQQELMKKMLEQQDQLRALQGRQEALLAMQHSAEQALAVIDDAAAVPETTGSVSGVSITSELNDELNDLIQRFHNQLRDSQSKSVPDNRRQAESLSLSREVSWSQPSRASGPPERRPVLHSASGPHGGLDGAKLTKLQVLQDKKETMDKILHELHSLRDQTLNNNYCEALSTQRSLSMGGSSDCPSNGAVAAAAAFLPSIPQPTDGANSSDKLRKLKEVHKRLNELRELVQYFQQTSDMMVDAVNENVKEDEEDDEEEEGTEDGSMLEAMFDSEQENRQPPANVRNSQCGENWGNVNRRRVSGSPAANADNHDGRLNTEINNRTAGNLRSFNLPSAIECQYNRDGAYNWTKDEEGCKNDGRECGAVRPAGLDDNEASGSSSGSPVNGAAFTQEVHQHKAKQKMRQLQELVAMVQSDDTDTTAANEEEALHQRQNNTRVGAAGSPAAAPKSDPRGSDVALYTKAREKIYKEKLRQQKQTLKQLHQERQMLGEIQGKIQDLQLTCPDLQSSLSSQVSEPGLAWEVPGATSTPAVAQPSPFSAAKSTPAVLKSTAAEAAATSVPDHELWSEMRRHHLAREELRQRRKHLESLMAESQRRRDLADSLCGTDDREGNSLPAGSRDERTMATWGSSPCNLEEDEDYRSERSAEEEDDSSGSSSADDEGFFPAARTQPIFTKRKNQERNVMSPPAFPSETPGAKPSGNRQPPPPRSSNPPSTARRQENLCWASELSAAEGSNHWQEQIGQLQRQLDFSNNMCQTLLQDQQILSYMLQGLMSGSYSVLPNNLTSPQVHLVMHQLNQCHTQLAWQQTNVQRLKQVLNELLQQQNPQQKQSSSPGFSLFPFFPKTLGEFPQGAQSANPVGLEQQKQQLNPNTSIKTDYMTFPPPLQRSPLNITTDRRDAGWSNVTFPNNAAPQRRRSPPAAECERTSEASFSSIPERADPATVTKTFKSGRKASAQANLASRSKNRRKRGKAPNKNNEGVESDSLSSTADLKQDRAPASRHHKDQHLLDKLTQEKLNSKSKFGDKPNDISSDGSSEFSLFEALRETIYSEVATLISQNESRPHFLIELFHELQLLNTDYLRQRALYSLQDLVSRHLAEKSASREMQPVGVASWAGGSQSELTPSESSTVSETEVVEKNLKKKREDLHSGGNDSTLSSTNVDPFSRDDLGNTVIHLDKAFVRMRQYERMKRSSARDSDNDGPGSSAAAAANSEDAGGAASHVRCPQIDTLQLNQHIKDIMTEVIPFLKENMDEVCTPQLLASLRRKVLALTQQNDESKEFVRFFHRQLGGILQDSLNIFAGRTLTDCGEDLLVEVSDILFNELAFFRLMRDLDDGATLSAETRRNNDNDIALKDGTEEEGKENKEEDNGMIRQGAGSSPRSERIEVGDEENLLPMPHPVGLSEAEGRALDHQNGGDEDDQNSGDHDDQNNVEDDDQNDVEREPDMSGEDQNGHDEQEPDGFQPMPDDDNDDDVQTPPSATMEGDIEGPLDDDLTGENHPNPEEDDAGADVAQDQGAEACDSEEEENLASGGDAGGQIPAPSDATGTPDTESPVMINVDEAASGGSGSGHRTSDEDDFVRVDGPPAQLPALTCQEELQKRIRDERRTNDLREEILQDQTQTPAGLLGDDRHLKEPECVD; via the exons ATGGCAACCGGAGGCGTTCCGTTCGACGACAGCGCCGACGAGCCGCACAACTGGAGCGTCACCAATGCTAGCCTGGACGACAGACTCAACAACAGg GCCTGGGGCGGCACGCAACAGAAGAAAGCCAACCGGTCGTCAGAGAAGAACAAAAAGAAACTGTCGACCCCCGCAGTGTCCGAAAGCCGCCTGACCAACGACATCTCGCCCAGTTCCACGCCCTGGACCGGCCGCCGCAGGCAGCTGCCCGTCAAATTCATCAGCCAGCGCTCGGTCCCCGATCAGGCGGAGCTGGACAAGATCCACCAGAGGATCAACTTCTCCGATTTGGATGAG AGCATTGGAAGCGACTCCCAAGGCCGCGTCACGGCCGCCAACAACCAGCGGCAGCTAGCGACGGAGAACAAGAAACCTTTCAACTTCCTCTCGCTGCACGTCAACACCAACAAGAGCAAGGGGGGCCCACTGCACCGGTCCGGCGCCTCTACCACGCCCAGCGCGGTTAAGGAAGCCAAGAAGTCGAGCCCGGCGCCGAGGGAGGTCTTTACTCCCGGGGCCACCCCCAAGGAAACTAGGCCGGGGCGCGGCAGCGCCGACAGGGGGGCAGCGGCGGAGGCTTGCGTCGACGTCGAGGGGGGAGATGCTAACGTTGTCTGCAGCCTG CTGGTGAGCAAGCTGGTGCAGATCCGCGAATACATCGGCAAGGCCAGCTCCATGCGCGACGACCTGCTGGAGAAGAACGATGTGCCGGCCAACGTGGAGCGCCTCTCTCATCTCATCGAGCACCTCAAGGAGCAGGAGAAGTCCTATCTGCGCTTCTTACAGAAAATGCTG GCTCGGGAGAACGAAGACGACGACGTGAGGACCCAAGATTCCGCCGTGGGTTCGGGCTCCTTGGTGGAAAGCTCCTCACTGAACGTCGACGTGAGGTCTTCGGACACATCCAGCGCACCG AGCGGCTGGCCCGACGCGGCCTTGCGAGAGCCAAAGGAAGAACTGGAGAACCTCTGCAAGCAGCAGGAGCTGATGAAGAAGATGCTGGAGCAGCAGGACCAGCTGAGGGCCCTGCAGGGACGCCAGGAGGCGCTGCTGGCCATGCAGCACAGCGCCGAGCAAGCGCTAGCCGTTATCGATGATGCGGCGG CTGTTCCTGAAACGACGGGCAGCGTGTCCGGTGTTAGCATCACGTCCGAGCTCAACGACGAGCTCAATGATTTGATCCAGCGTTTCCACAACCAGCTAAGGGATTCTCAG AGCAAATCTGTGCCGGACAACCGTCGTCAGGCCGAGAGTCTCTCGCTCTCCAGAGAAGTGAGTTGGTCCCAGCCCTCCCGAGCGTCGGGCCCACCTGAGCGCCGCCCCGTGCTCCACTCGGCGTCCGGGCCTCACGGCGGGCTGGACGGCGCCAAGCTCACCAAGCTGCAGGTGCTCCAAGACAAGAAGGAAACGATGGACAAGATCCTGCACGAGCTGCACTCGCTCAGAGACCAGACGCTCAACAACAACTACT GTGAAGCTTTGTCGACACAGCGCAGTTTGAGCATGGGCGGCTCCTCCGATTGTCCGTCAAACGGAGCCGtagctgccgccgccgcctttcTTCCTTCGATCCCACAACCCACAGACGGTGCCAACTCCTCGGACAAACTCAG AAAGCTGAAGGAGGTCCACAAGCGCCTGAACGAGCTGCGGGAATTGGTGCAGTACTTTCAGCAGACGTCCGACATGATGGTAGACGCGGTGAACGAAAACGTGAAGGAGGACGAAGAAGacgacgaggaagaggaggggacGGAGGACGGCTCCATGCTGGAGGCCATGTTCGACTCGGAGCAGGAGAATCGACAGCCGCCCGCTAACGTCAG GAATTCACAGTGCGGTGAAAACTGGGGGAACGTGAACCGCCGCCGCGTGTCAGGCAGCCCCGCCGCCAACGCAGACAATCATGACGGTAGACTCAACACGGAGATTAACAACCGGACCGCGGGCAACCTGCGCAGCTTCAACCTCCCCTCGGCCATTG AGTGCCAGTACAACAGGGACGGGGCCTATAATTGGACGAAAGACGAGGAGGGTTGCAAGAACGACGGCAGAGAGTGCGGCGCCGTTCGCCCCGCGGGCCTGGACGATAACGAAGCGTCGGGCTCGAGCAGCGGCAGCCCGGTCAACGGCGCGGCCTTTACCCAAGAGGTTCACCAGCACAAAGCCAAGCAGAAGATGCGGCAACTGCAGGAGCTCGTCGCCATGGTGCAG AGCGATGACACGGACACGACCGCGGCCAATGAGGAGGAAGCATTGCACCAGCGGCAGAACAACACTCGAGTCGGCGCGGCGGGATCGCCGGCCGCTGCCCCGAAATCCGATCCCCGGGGATCGGATGTCGCTCTGTACACCAAAGCCAG GGAAAAGATCTACAAAGAGAAGCTTCGTCAGCAGAAGCAGACGCTCAAGCAGCTCCACCAGGAGCGCCAGATGCTCGGCGAGATCCAGGGGAAGATTCAAGATCTCCAGTTGACCTGCCCTGACCTGCAG TCCTCACTGTCCAGCCAAGTGAGCGAGCCGGGTTTAGCGTGGGAGGTCCCGGGGGCCACGTCCACGCCGGCGGTCGCGCAGCCTTCTCCGTTCTCCGCCGCCAAAAGCACCCCGGCCGTGCTCAAGAGCACCGCCGCGGAAGCCGCCGCCACCTCGGTGCCCGACCATGAG CTCTGGTCCGAGATGCGTCGCCACCACCTGGCCCGGGAGGAGTTACGCCAGCGCCGCAAGCACCTGGAATCCCTGATGGCCGAAAGCCAGAGGCGCCGCGACCTCGCCGACTCCCTGTGCGGGACCGACGATCGGGAGGGAAACTCTCTGCCGGCCGGCAGTCGCGATGAAAG GACCATGGCGACCTGGGGTTCCAGTCCTTGCAAcctggaggaggacgaggactaTCGCTCCGAACGCAGCGCCGAGGAAGAGGACGACAGCTCCGGGAGCAGTTCTGCCGACGACGAGGGCTTCTTCCCCGCCGCTAGGACTCAGCCCATCTTCACAAAGAGGAAGAACCAAGAACG caaCGTGATGTCTCCGCCAGCATTTCCCTCCGAGACCCCGGGCGCCAAGCCGTCCGGCAATCGGCAACCGCCGCCCCCCAGAAGTTCCAACCCGCCGTCCACGGCGAGGCGGCAGGAGAACCTCTGCTGGGCCTCCGAGCTCTCGGCGGCCGAGGGCTCCAACCACTGGCAGGAGCAGATCGGCCAGCTTCAGAGGCAGCTGGACTTCAGCAACAACATGTGTCAGACCCTGCTGCAGGACCAGCAG ATCCTGTCGTACATGCTGCAAGGCTTGATGAGCGGCTCGTACAGCGTGTTGCCCAACAACCTGACTTCTCCGCAAGTCCACCTGGTCATGCACCAGCTCAACCAGTGTCACACACAGCTTGCCTGGCAGCAGACCAAtgtacaaag ACTGAAACAGGTGCTGAATGAACTCCTTCAACAGCAGAAtccacaacaaaaacaatcatcaTCTCCAG GGTTTAGCCTGTTTCCATTCTTCCCCAAAACCCTGGGCGAGTTCCCGCAGGGCGCACAAAGTGCAAATCCCGTGGGGCTGGAGCAGCAGAAGCAGCAATTGAACCCCAACACCTCCATCAAAACCGACTACATGACTTTCCCGCCTCCACTCCAGCGCTCACCTCTTAACATCACTACCGATAGACG AGACGCGGGCTGGTCCAACGTCACCTTCCCGAACAACGCCGCCCCGCAGCGCCGCCGCAGCCCCCCGGCGGCCGAGTGCGAGCGGACCTCGGAGGCCAGCTTCAGCAGCATTCCCGAGCGCGCCGACCCCGCCACCGTCACCAAAACCTTTAAGAGCGGGCGCAAGGCCTCCGCCCAGGCCAACTTGGCTTCCCGCAGCAAGAACCGACGCAAGAGGGGGAAAGCGCCGAACAAAAACAACGAAG GCGTGGAGAGCGACAGCCTGAGCAGCACCGCCGATTTGAAGCAAGACAGGGCGCCGGCGTCTCGTCACCACAAGGATCAGCACCTTTTGGATAAGCTCACGCAGGAGAAATTGAACAGCAAAAGCAAGTTTGGTGACAAGCCCAACGACATCTCCTCTG ACGGCAGCAGCGAGTTCTCCCTGTTCGAGGCTCTGCGCGAGACCATCTACTCGGAGGTGGCCACCTTGATCTCCCAAAACGAGTCTCGGCCTCACTTCCTCATCGAGCTCTTCCACGAGTTGCAGTTGCTCAACACCGACTACCTCAGGCAGAGGGCGCTCTATTCCCTGCAG GACTTGGTGAGCAGGCACTTGGCGGAGAAGAGCGCCTCGCGAGAGATGCAACCCGTGGGCGTGGCGTCTTGGGCCGGGGGCTCGCAGTCGGAGCTCACGCCCAGCGAGAGCTCCACCGTCAGCGAAACC GAAGTGGTGGAGAAAAACTTGAAGAAGAAACGAGAGGACTTGCATTCGGGGGGGAATGACAGTACTTTGTCGTCCACCAACGTGGATCCGTTTTCCAGGGACGATCTTG GCAACACCGTGATCCACCTGGACAAAGCTTTTGTCAGGATGCGTCAATACGAACGCATGAAGCGGAGCTCCGCCAGGGACTCGGACAACGACGGCCCGGGatcgtccgccgccgccgccgcaaatTCGGAAGACGCCG GTGGCGCCGCTTCTCACGTGCGCTGCCCTCAGATCGACACCCTACAGCTCAACCAGCACATTAAGGATATCATGACGGAGGTCATTCCCTTCCTCAAG gAGAACATGGACGAGGTGTGCACGCCGCAGCTGCTGGCGTCTCTGCGCCGCAAGGTCTTGGCGCTCACGCAGCAGAACGACGAGAGCAAAGAGTTTGTGCGATTCTTCCACCGGCAACTCGGCGGCATCCTGCAG GATTCCCTGAATATCTTTGCCGGCCGAACCTTGACCGACTGCGGCGAAGACCTTCTGGTGGAGGTGTCGGACATCCTCTTCAACGAACTGGCCTTCTTTCGGCTGATGCGGGATTTGGACGACGGCGCCACCCTTTCCGCGGAAACCAGGCGGAACAACGATAATGATATCGCTTTAAAG GATGGAACAGAGGAAGAGGGAAAGGAAAATAAG GAGGAAGATAATGGCATGATCCGACAGGGCGCGGGGTCCTCTCCGCGGTCGGAACGGATCGAAGTTGGAGACGAAGAAAACTTGCTCCCGATGCCGCATCCCGTCG GACTTTCCGAGGCCGAGGGCCGAGCCCTAGACCACCAAAACGGCGGTGACGAGGACGACCAAAACAGCGGCGACCATGATGACCAAAACAATGTCGAAGATGACGACCAAAATGATGTCGAGCGGGAACCGGACATGAGCGGCGAGGACCAAAACGGCCACGACGAGCAGGAGCCGGACGGCTTTCAACCCATGCCCGACGACGACAACGACGACGATGTCCAAACCCCCCCGTCGGCCACAATGGAAGGCGACATCGAG GGGCCGTTGGACGACGACTTAACCGGAGAAAACCACCCAAATCCGGAGGAAGACGATGCTGGGG CGGATGTGGCCCAAGACCAAGGCGCCGAGGCATGCGActcagaggaggaggagaacctGGCGAGCGGTGGCGACGCCGGCGGCCAGATCCCGGCCCCCTCGGACGCCACCGGCACCCCCGACACGGAATCCCCGGTCATGATCAACGTGGAC GAAGCGGCGTCCGGCGGTAGCGGCAGCGGCCACAGGACGTCGGACGAAGACGACTTTGTGCGAGTGGACGGGCCGCCCGCCCAGCTGCCCGCCCTCACTTGCCAG GAGGAGCTTCAGAAGAGGATCCGGGACGAGCGGCGCACCAACGACCTCCGCGAGGAAATCCTCCAGGATCAGACGCAGACGCCGGCGGGGCTGCTGGGGGACGACCGGCATCTCAAGGAGCCAG AATGTGTCGACTAA